One Methanoculleus sp. 7T genomic window carries:
- the proS gene encoding proline--tRNA ligase — MEEDTGALPRKEDFSQWYNEILWRAEIMDVRYPVKGLYVWYPHGFAIRKRAYGILRDLMDRDHEETMFPLLIPETEFMKEATHIKGFEDEVYWVTHGGKNELDVPLALRPTSETAIYPMYSLWIRSHTDLPLKLYQIVNTFRYETKHTRPLIRLREITSFKEAHTVHATREEAAAQVEVALGLYKEFYDSLRVPVIVSRRPDWDKFPGADYTIAVDTIMPDGKTLQIGTVHMLGDHFSRTYDITYEDANGERQYAYQTCYGISERSIAATIGVHGDDKGLVLPPEVAPIQIVIVPIIVGKRRDEVLSAAAALEEDLRNAGFVVRLDGRDMRPGAKYYHWEMRGVPLRIEIGPRDIDANTVVAVTRSGQKITLDRRGVVEGVVSVLAEFRKEIWQTARQAMADRIVVAETLEETAGAVKNGVAVVHWCGSQKCAEKIEAAVDASILGSDIRSDLITVSDGPCIACGEKGTSTLVARTY; from the coding sequence ATGGAAGAAGATACTGGCGCACTTCCCCGGAAAGAAGATTTTTCCCAATGGTATAACGAGATCCTCTGGCGAGCCGAGATCATGGACGTCCGCTACCCGGTCAAGGGGCTGTACGTCTGGTATCCCCACGGGTTCGCCATCAGGAAGCGTGCCTACGGGATACTCCGGGACCTAATGGACCGCGACCATGAAGAGACGATGTTCCCGCTCCTGATCCCCGAGACCGAGTTCATGAAAGAGGCCACGCACATCAAGGGCTTCGAGGACGAGGTCTACTGGGTCACCCACGGCGGCAAGAACGAACTCGATGTGCCGCTCGCCCTTCGGCCTACGAGCGAGACCGCCATCTACCCGATGTACTCGCTCTGGATCCGGTCGCACACGGACCTGCCTCTGAAACTCTACCAGATCGTGAATACGTTCCGCTACGAGACGAAGCACACCCGCCCGCTCATCCGTCTCCGGGAGATTACGTCATTTAAAGAGGCGCATACCGTGCATGCGACGCGGGAGGAGGCGGCGGCGCAGGTCGAGGTCGCGCTCGGACTCTACAAGGAGTTCTACGACAGCCTCCGTGTGCCGGTGATCGTCTCCCGCCGCCCCGACTGGGACAAGTTCCCGGGCGCCGATTACACCATCGCGGTCGACACCATCATGCCGGATGGAAAAACGCTCCAGATCGGGACGGTGCACATGCTCGGCGACCACTTCTCCCGGACCTACGATATCACCTACGAGGACGCGAACGGGGAGCGGCAATACGCCTACCAGACCTGCTACGGCATCTCGGAACGGTCGATTGCGGCTACAATCGGCGTCCACGGCGACGATAAGGGGCTCGTGCTGCCGCCCGAGGTCGCACCGATCCAGATCGTCATCGTGCCGATCATCGTCGGGAAGCGGCGCGACGAGGTGCTCTCGGCGGCCGCGGCGCTTGAGGAGGACCTCCGGAACGCCGGATTCGTCGTGAGACTGGACGGTCGGGATATGCGCCCGGGCGCGAAGTACTACCACTGGGAGATGCGCGGCGTCCCGCTGCGGATCGAGATCGGGCCGCGCGATATCGACGCGAACACGGTCGTCGCCGTGACCCGGAGCGGCCAGAAGATCACCCTCGACCGTAGGGGCGTCGTGGAAGGGGTCGTCTCGGTCCTTGCCGAGTTCAGGAAAGAGATCTGGCAGACGGCGCGGCAGGCGATGGCCGACCGGATCGTCGTGGCCGAGACCCTTGAGGAGACTGCCGGCGCGGTAAAGAACGGGGTTGCGGTCGTCCACTGGTGCGGGTCGCAGAAGTGCGCAGAAAAGATTGAGGCGGCGGTGGATGCGAGCATCCTCGGGTCCGACATCAGGTCGGACCTGATCACCGTCTCGGACGGCCCGTGCATCGCCTGTGGCGAGAAGGGCACGTCCACCCTGGTTGCCCGGACCTACTGA
- a CDS encoding stage II sporulation protein M, whose translation MSEHSVARATIFAAILFTVSVGLGVIAVARDPAVGMEVMTLFRDQVAAQLLSDSPPVLAAKIFLNNLATCLLLFLGGASLGVVTVLVLTANGLLIGAVAELVRQQQGPLFIAAALVPHGIFEIPAFLIAGGLGLLLGQALMAEWHGAADAAAAAVPLARLFLRIVVPLLAVAAVVEAFITPAVLSMII comes from the coding sequence ATGTCTGAACATTCGGTCGCCCGGGCCACGATCTTCGCGGCTATCCTCTTTACCGTCTCGGTCGGCCTCGGCGTCATTGCCGTGGCCCGCGACCCGGCGGTCGGGATGGAGGTCATGACCCTCTTCCGCGACCAGGTCGCAGCCCAGCTCCTCTCCGACTCCCCGCCGGTCCTCGCGGCCAAGATATTCTTAAACAACCTCGCGACCTGCCTCCTCCTCTTCCTCGGGGGAGCCTCGCTCGGCGTGGTAACCGTGCTGGTCCTCACGGCGAACGGGCTCCTGATCGGTGCGGTGGCTGAACTCGTGCGGCAGCAGCAGGGCCCGCTCTTCATCGCGGCGGCGCTCGTCCCGCACGGTATCTTTGAGATCCCCGCGTTCCTCATCGCGGGCGGACTCGGGCTCCTTCTCGGGCAGGCACTCATGGCCGAGTGGCACGGCGCGGCCGATGCGGCCGCCGCGGCGGTGCCCCTGGCCCGCCTCTTTCTCCGAATCGTCGTCCCGCTTCTTGCGGTTGCGGCGGTCGTAGAGGCATTTATTACACCGGCAGTCCTAAGTATGATCATTTAA
- a CDS encoding DUF63 family protein has product MIREFLYKYYIDPIRYGQAYTLVDTLTYALILIVSVYLVYRGLRRYKIAIDDELVLATMPFVVLGGLLRVVEDTGMLTSDFRFLLITPLIFFTIFVVAAVALFAGKLAENAGLVDRYSRVYAGVGIIACIAAGAALVWFGLTETRIALDVLVAILGLASVTSLALWAFLVYGAKWDYASNILYKLLIFGHMLDASATSYGIDIHPVHYVEQHVVGSSLIEATGTAFSMFLLKIAVIIPAIYILEMYKKEGNSDLWHLILLAMIVVGMAPGIRDMVRMVLYV; this is encoded by the coding sequence ATGATTAGGGAGTTCCTCTACAAATACTACATCGATCCCATCCGTTACGGCCAAGCGTATACGCTCGTCGATACGCTGACCTACGCCCTGATCCTCATCGTATCGGTCTACCTCGTCTACCGGGGCCTTCGGCGGTATAAGATTGCCATCGACGACGAACTGGTGCTTGCGACCATGCCCTTCGTCGTCCTCGGCGGACTGCTGCGGGTTGTCGAGGATACCGGGATGCTCACTTCCGACTTCCGGTTTCTCCTGATCACGCCCCTGATCTTCTTCACGATATTTGTGGTTGCGGCGGTCGCCCTCTTCGCGGGGAAACTCGCCGAGAACGCAGGACTCGTCGACCGCTACAGCCGGGTCTACGCAGGGGTCGGCATCATCGCCTGCATCGCGGCCGGTGCGGCGCTCGTCTGGTTCGGCCTCACCGAGACGAGGATTGCGCTCGACGTCCTTGTCGCCATCCTCGGGCTTGCCTCGGTCACGTCGCTCGCCCTCTGGGCCTTCCTCGTCTACGGCGCAAAGTGGGACTACGCCTCGAATATCCTCTACAAACTCCTCATCTTCGGCCATATGCTGGATGCGAGCGCGACAAGTTACGGCATCGATATCCATCCCGTCCACTACGTGGAGCAGCACGTCGTGGGCTCGAGCCTGATCGAGGCGACCGGCACCGCGTTTTCGATGTTCCTCCTCAAAATTGCGGTCATAATCCCTGCCATTTATATCCTCGAGATGTACAAAAAAGAGGGAAATTCCGATCTCTGGCACCTCATCCTGCTCGCCATGATCGTCGTCGGCATGGCGCCGGGGATACGGGATATGGTGCGGATGGTGCTCTATGTCTGA